ctgtctgtctgtctgtctgtctgtctgtctgtctgtctgtctgtctgtctgtctgtgtctgtctggtctgtctggtctgtctgtctgtctgtctgtctgtctgtctgtctggtctggtctggtctggtctggtctgtctgtctgtctgtctgtctggtctgtctgtctgtctgtctgtctgtctgtctggtctggtctggtctggtctgtctgtcctggtctggtctggtctggtctggtctggtctggtctggtctggtctggtctggtctggtctggtctggtctggtctggtctggtctggtctggtctggtctggtctggtctgtctgtctgtctgtctgtctgtctgtctgtctggtctggtctggtctggtctggtctggtctggtctggtctggtctggtctgtctgtcctggtctggtctggtctggtctggtctggtctggtctggtctggtctggtctgtctgtctgtctggtctgtctgtctgtctgtctgtctgtctgtctgtctgtctggtctggtctggtctggtctggtctggtctggtctggtctggtctggtctggtctggtctgtctgtcctggtctggtctggtctggtctggtctggtctggtctggtctggtctggtctggtctggtctggtctggtctggtctggtctggtctggtctggtctggtctggtctggtctggtctggtctggtctggtctggtctggtctggtctggtctggtctggtctggtctggtctggtctggtctggtctggtctgtctggtctggtctggtctggtctgtctgtctgtctgtctgtctgtctgtctgtctggtctggtctggtctggtctggtctggtctgtctgtcctggtctggtctggtctggtctggtctggtctggtctggtctggtctggtctggtctggtctggtctggtctggtctggtctggtctggtctggtctggtctggtctggtctggtctggtctggtctggtctggtctggtctggtctggtctggtctggtctggtctggtctggtctggtctggtctggtctggtctggtctggtctggtctggtctggtctggtctggtctggtctggtctggtctggtctgtctgtctgtctgtctgtctggtctgtctgtctgtctgtctgtctgtctgaatgaatCCCTGTTCACAGTCTACAGGGTTTCAGAGAAAGACGTGTCAGTCTGGGGCTGGATTTATAGCCCTTTACAATACTATTTTATCTGCTGTGTAACTTTCTCTGTCAGTCTTGACTGAGCTATGGCTAGTTAGCATTATTACAACTGAGATGATCCTAGACAGTCTTTCAAATGAACTCACCCAAACGATCCCTTTGATCTGATTGGCTGCTTTCAGCAGCAACTGAGGCATGAGGGCGGGATCCAGGTGCTTGGATGCGTGGTCAATCATGATTGACAGGAGAAAGGCTGGGGCTAAAGGCCCTCCCTCTGAGTCTGGAGAGGAGTTCTTAGAGATTATCTCCTgatggagaaagagtgagaaacagtGGCTTTAATTTATAGTCCTGTTTCAGCTCATATGTACCTGTTATCAACCAAGAAAGTAATATATGTGGTAACAATAGATACTTTAAGTACCTCCCCACCACTTATATAACACAGTTCTCTACTCTAATCTGTAGCAGACAGGTAGCAGACACAGTGGTGTAACTAACAGGCACAGGGGTCTTTCTTCTCTCACCTGTAGCAGAGCGTCAGCGTGGCGGGGCTGGAACCGCAGCAGAGCCTCAGTGGAACCCAGGTACTGCCTCAACGCTTCCTGTCTGTCCACCAATCCCGAGAGGCAGCAGGTGGAGGGAACATCGGCTTGCCAAGGCAGCGCCAATGCCAGCGGAGGGGTCGGGGTCACGCGGGGGTCACGAtacaggaagaggaagtgagCTCCTATGCCAATCACGTCCCCAGGTTTAAGCACCGCCTCCCGGTAGAGAGCTTCTCCGTTGTGTGTGACAACTCCTCCTCTGAAGGGACGCATCagagctggggggagagagaaaatggtTAATAAACTAGTAACACTATAATTGAAGTTCTGCTCATAAACTGCTTATAAAAAAGGTGTGACAGGTTTCTAACCATATATAAGGGGGTATCAAGAAGTGTCTAGTGGGAGGATCTCTAGAGGTTGATTGTGGACAGGGAAATACTGTAAAATCAGGTTGGATAGATGTAAGCACATATGGAAAAGGCTCTCTATTTTGCAGGCACATTTCTGTTTGTTCAGGTCTGCAAACATCACAGGAGTAGGGCCAGGATTTAGGACTAGGGTTGTTTGTAGACCAGGCCTACCTTGCCCAGAGGGGGCGTCGGGTACGGCTGAGTCTCTCCTGACCAACAGGTGCCTGGCCAGCATGTCTGGAGCAGAGAGGAACGTTTCCACCTTCAGAGGCCtcttccccttcctttccctttctctgtccttctctctctccctcatcgtTGGCTTCCGCCCAAAAACGTGTGTGTGCCCTGCCATGATGTACAAAACAAAGTCCTGTAgaaaacacagaaaacacacacagaggagaacgGAAGAaggaaataaagaaagaaagagaaaagggagTTTGTTATCATCTGAAGGACATGGTTATGATAAGGGGACATCTTGGAGATCTTAAGTTGTGCGGAGGTGAGGAGATAAGGTATGAAGTGTGTCAGTTTGCTACAATGAAGACCTGTGTGAGGTCACTGTGAGAGATGGAGTGATGTACACAGTGGGGTTGTGTGTGTCTACAAAGGTATTGTGTTGCTGTGAGTCTGTTTTGTGCTCAGGGTTGAATGGGAAAGGCTGGGGAAGGGTTGGAAACAGTGATGGTATGTGGCGATTAGGGGAATGCAGGTATGATGTCatgttcagggtgtgtgtgtgtgatcatctGGGAGGTGCAGGTCTAACCTTGCTCTGGTCGTagccctgcagcaacaggaagtaGGGTCGGTCCGTGGGCGGGAGGATCAGGCTCTGTGACATCACTTCCAGGTCGCAGGTTGAGtagtctttctcttcctctactgcCTTGTCTGCTTTGTTCCTCCGCTCCACCTCGtctctgacctttgacctcatCATCTAAGACAGAGAGAGGCGTCTTTATGGTCAGACTGCTGCACTGCTGAGATTAGGTGGGGTTGCCCTGTTGCTATCATGTTGCAACATGTGTTGAAAcacatcctctcatcctctcatcctcaccTCTCCGTGCTCCAATGGAGCTATCATGCTCACAATGTTCTTCCTGTCCTGAAGTCCAGCACTGTTGTTAGGGTGGTTTCCAGAGTGACTGGGGTCATTGCCAACGTGGTTTCCTTGGCGACGCCTCAGGCTGAGGTTCATGTCGCTGATGCTCCTCCTGAGTTCCGAGTTCCGTCCTCGATGACCTCGCTCGCCCTCCTCAGCCCCGCCCCCCGACTGTATGCGGCTCCGCCTCCAACGTACACCTGTTACCACGACAACCAGACATATCATTAAAAACAAAGAAACTACACTTTTCACTGGATGACTGTAGGAAACCCCAGATGTAAGAGCTGGTCATCTAGAGACTCTATATTGTCCTTTTACCTGTGTggttctccccttccctctctcgctccttctctttctccctctcctctctttcgtAGTCGTCCCGCCTCTGGATCTCGAAGCGGCGTTCATACCCCTCCTTGGGCCGCCACATGTCCACCAATAGTAGTGGGCATTCCCATTCGGCCACACCCCTACGACACTCTGTCTCCCATTGGAAAGCTCCATCTGGTTGCTGGATGGGCTTTCCAATGACATCACACAACAGGAAGTCTTCCGAGCTGTGTTTCTGCAGGTctaggagagggaggcagggcgACCAGGCTAATTATTTTTCCAATGAATATGACATTATTGCTCAATTGAGGTCAAACCAAATGTCACAtttttttataaagcccttcttacttcagctgatatctcaaagtgctgtacagaaacccagcctaaaaccccaaacagcaagcaatgcaggtgtagaagcacggtggctaggaaaaactccctcgaaaggccaaaacctatgaagaaacctagagaggaaccaggctatgaggggtggccagtcctcttctggctgtgccaggtggagattataaccgaacatggccaagatgttcaaatgatcataaatgaccagcatggtcaaataataataatcacagtagttgtcgagggtgcagcaagtcagcacctcaggagtaaatgtcagttggctattcatagccgatcattaagagtatctctaccgcccCATGTTTATCTGTACTTTCACGACTCTCTTACATGAATCCCTGTACTGTACtcggtctgtactctctctctttctgcctcttacCTGCATCgtccgtctcctccctctctctctccgtatagCGGGTGATGACCTGGGCGATGAGCTGTTTGGCTGTAGAGTGGGCGGTGGCCAGCAAAGAGCGGTAGTTAGCCCCACTAGACAGAGCATCCCCATAGATCTTGATGAGGCCTGGGGCTGTGGAGGAGGCAGGGGGCAGGTAGTGGTGGGAGGAAGGGGCAGCAGAGTGGGcccacacctccctctccttctcccctatGGCCTTGTCTCGGTCACTGTTGGAGCGCCCCCTCAGGAAGAGGTGGGAAAGACGCTTGGTGCGGGACTGGGGCCCGGCGGGACGGGGCCGGAGGAAGgccggagagggagagggggatgggggagcgagggagggggtggagatggagagggaagaggaaggggcAGAGGGGGCCTCGTGGAGGGACGCTGCGTCCGAGCTGGTGGTGGACCtagtgagggagaaggagaggagggggaaagaaagagagagagggggagtagggcATGTCAGCTTTGAGTTATGGCTGACAGAGCTGAACATAGACAATATTAACTGCTAGAAAACGGTCACACGATTCAAGGAACACTGCATGACATGTGACACATGACCATACAATCAAATTAGTCCATAACGAGCTGTTCTCTTGGTTAATTTATTGTATGCAAAAACATGTCAGACACTTAACTTGACTGTGGCTGGAGATATAGTGAGGAGGACTGAAGGATAAACAAACTGAATACAGGACAAACtgaagaaacagacagacagacagacagacagacagacagacagacagacagacagacagacagacagacagacaggccgagTTAAGAGACCTGGGTTGATGTGTGATAAGTTGATTAGTTGAGTCAGATGTGTTACTGCTGGACTAGAACAAAATTGGACAAGTGACATTGAGTGACATTGAGGTACTGTACATAGGTAGCAGAGAGACTGACTTGACAGAGACGGCGCTGGGCCAGCGGCCCCCCAGCTTGGCAAAGTGTTTCCTGGGAGAGTTGATCCACAGACCCACAGGGAAATGGAGCTTCCTGAAGCGAGGACTGTCAGTCCCCTCCATCTGATCCATCTGAGAACcaacgagagagagatgagaaactcAAAGAACACAGATCAAATCTTCATAATCTTTGAGTTAATTAAGATGTGTGTAGACTATACTGCTTTACATTCTATTCATGTGGGCCTGAAACAGGCCCTTGATATATTTGGACAAAAATCAAAGGTTAAATCATCAGGGGGAGGAAGACTgaccttttcctccaaacaaccCAACTGGGGGTATGTAATCCTAAACTTGTCAAATAATGACATCACCATCATGAACAGTTTGAGATCCTCCGGATCCTTGTGGAATTGTTCATTGTTACACACCAAAGGAATTTGGCTGTGGAAGTGATTATTGCCCCCCattggtaaaaaaatatatatatattttttgaaaacGGTAGATAGGTTACACTTGGCTCAAATCATCTCAAATTCTACAGCACTGTAAATGACATCTTTGTCACAAAGGTACTCTAAGCTGAATGTGTGTCATTACTCCTTATTCAAACAGGAAGTGTGTTCTACAGGCCTCAGATCCAGCTGTCGTGTTGAAAGGGAAATCCCCACTCTTAAAGTCACTACTTGTCTGTCGCCTCAGCCTACAACTACGTTTAGAATGAAATTACTCGTAATGGTGGAATGTAGAGTTTGGGGAGGGAAAACTGTGCTTAGTTACAGCTTCTACTCTACAAATTAGATGTGTCAACAAAAACAATGAATGTAGAACGGTTCAAATTTGAACCCAAATAATACTTTTTCATTGTTGATTTTTTTTACTCATCTTTCTATAATGCAATGTTGCAAAAGAAACAGCAAAAACCTATCAGCAACATTTTACTGTGGAAAATGATCAATATTGTGACCTCTAACAGCTTATCATGGATGACAGCTCAAATGTTAAAAAATCGAATGGAAAAGTAATGAAGCAATGCAACACAATAGGCCCTCTAAAATAAAAGCGTACTTGAAAGTACTTACAAGAACGACTGCAGTTCCCTCTTCGTATAAGTGTTTTATTAGTCCTTctcaatagaaaaaaagaaaatggttAAAAACAACTTCTCCAAGACAAAAACTCCATTTTCAAAATGTCTATCTGCGCCACAGGTATCTCTCTTTCTAAATCAGAACATATTTTTCTCCACTTTCTCTCATTTTctttgtgttttctgtctgttttcCAAGTAATGGTGGTACGGGCtccttctctatctttctctgccTCTGTGGGTCTATAGATAGAGAAACAGGCCCATTGTTCTAAGTGACAGAATTTCCTTCCTTCGCGCTGGACAACACCtatatcctgagagagagagagagagagagagagagagagagagagagagagagagagagagagagagagaatgtggagaTTATTTTGTGATGCACACACTTGCTGGCcccttgtactgtatatactgtacatacacactataAAGAGATAAGACTAGAAATAGAGTTTGGGGAGAGGGGTTAATCCAGCATTCCCCTGTCTCCCCAAGCACACATGCACACTGGTCGGTTAGACCACTGCCTTTGGCATTAGGGTGCTTTGGAGCACTGGGGTTGGGTAGGAAGAAGattgggtggaggaggaggcggGGGCTGGGGGGGCAGTGAGAATCTGTGTTTAATTTAGACAACTAATTACTTTAACAAAGCCACTCAGAGAAAATAGGTTTATGCTCCCAGTTTAAAAATGATAGCAGTCAGTCAGAACGTATACCTTTTGTCTAGTTGTCCACAGGAATGTTACTTTTGAAGTGTAGTCCAGAGTTCAGCTCCTTGATAGTCCAAGAAATTGCATTGTAGTACATCAAGAAACAGGCCTATAATGTTTTCTAGAAAAGGACATAATTTGAGCAGCAGGTTTTTGCTGAAAAGAGGAAACAGTGAGACAGGAAGTCAGAGAAAGAGGGACAcctgtgacctctgaccttgtCTACAACAGGAAGATGGCGACAGGAAAAGAgaggacaggcagggagagagggggagcaagaaAAGGAACaagaaaaggagaaagagagaaagttaCATTGGATTCATCACAATATCTGAACCAATAGGCTAAGGCTACATACATCCCTTCCACTATAATAAAATATATAGTTCACACTATCCATTCTTAAAATGTGTTAATAACTGTACAATAAAGCTTGAAACTATGCAACTGAAATTATAAGCTATTACAGTTACTACCAAAACACACAAAAACTAGACGCTTCCTTCAAAATGAGACAGTGTGCCAGACCACACAGCGTACTTCCACTGAGTAGGTAGTGAGCTCGTCCAGACACTCTGAGGTCTTTGGTTTGGAGAGGTGCTCACAGACAGGGATGGTCGGGTGACAGCAGCCTGTGAACACTCCTTTGCGTCATGGAGTTTCTTTGTTTTGTTTGCTTTTGGCTCGCGGTTGACAACTTATCCTCTTTTCCAGGTAGGCAACCCTCTGTGGGTTTTCGTTGGAATAACTGTCAACTAAAAGAATGACACTTTAAACTTGGCACTGTTCAGGTGTGGGCCTGCACAGTATTATCTTCCTTGTTCTCTATCTCTTTTCTTTGGGAACAGTGAAGAGTTAGAAACTATTTATCTTTACTATTGTTAGACATACTGACACAGTTGTGGGGGATCTCTATTTTAGCCTGGGCAAAGCTTTATCACAATGTCCATTTTGACCTGCTACTGTGGGCCCTGTATTttcgaaacaaaacaaacaagttCTTCTCACAGCCTACATTGCTTACAAATGTGTGAGCAACTTTTATGAGCAAGACAATGCTGCTGGAGGACAGAGATTTGCAGAGGTTTCTAGATGTTGAGAGGCAGGGGTAAAAATAAATGACTCTCAGCATAGGCCATCCTGTTGATTTGGGACGGAATTTCATCTTGTTGATTTGAGGAAGATGATCAGGCTTTTGATTTGGGACAGAATCAAGTGTTTTAGTCTGGGGCTACAGCAGAAAATGTGCTATTGGGGGTAATGGGAGACTGGCGTTGGGAAACACTGTACTAGGCTATCACTGACGTGTTTGACATGATGTTCTTCGTGTAAATAATTGATGCAAAATTCAGTGATTACACTTCATATGGCTTAAAAATCCCAAAGTGATTCCCATCATTTATTTGTGTTTCTAATCATTGTTTATAGGCAATAGAGAAGGAATTATGCATAAAAACCTGGGAAACGGACTCATTCCTTTTCTCATTCCCATGCCAACTTTTCTCATTACCATGCCATGGTGATTACGCTTGCTCGTCCACTCACAACCTCCAACATCCCAGCATACACTGCGTTACGGTCTTCCGGTGAGAGAGGACATCAATCATACCAGAGAGGACACAAGAAACAGTCCAAGGTAGGTCGTGGAAAACTGCCGGAAAATCATAATAATTAGGCTCTTTCAATTAATATACTGAGGGTCGTATTTTTTGTTTGTGTAAAAGTATTTTAATTGGAAATAACGTGTGCCGTGGCACGGTTTTGATACAGCCGGTTAGCTAGCTGGGTTCAAGctagtgtagctagctagccagcaagcaAGCCAACAAATAAATTTGAAGCTGTGCCAACAATGCTCGCAAGCTATGCTACATTAGTTAATTCTATGTGGTTAGCGAGCTGTAATTTCTAACTTTCTAGCTCGTCAGAAATCTCCAAGTCGTGTACTTATTTGTTACCTGGGAACAAGGATTGATAAGTCACCTTCCATGACTGAATTCTAGCTAGCTAAGGTTACCAGCTTTTTATCAGTCTCTGTCCTAGTTGTGAGTTGTTATTGCGATAGCTAAGACCTAGTCAAATAGACACCTGTACAGGCTCTCATGGATAAGTATTGTGCAAGCTAATAGGCCTATCTCAACTAGTCGATTTCATA
The window above is part of the Oncorhynchus masou masou isolate Uvic2021 chromosome 30, UVic_Omas_1.1, whole genome shotgun sequence genome. Proteins encoded here:
- the LOC135521886 gene encoding ras-interacting protein 1-like isoform X1; amino-acid sequence: MDQMEGTDSPRFRKLHFPVGLWINSPRKHFAKLGGRWPSAVSVKSVSLLPMSTTSSDAASLHEAPSAPSSSLSISTPSLAPPSPSPSPAFLRPRPAGPQSRTKRLSHLFLRGRSNSDRDKAIGEKEREVWAHSAAPSSHHYLPPASSTAPGLIKIYGDALSSGANYRSLLATAHSTAKQLIAQVITRYTEREREETDDADLQKHSSEDFLLCDVIGKPIQQPDGAFQWETECRRGVAEWECPLLLVDMWRPKEGYERRFEIQRRDDYEREEREKEKEREREGENHTGVRWRRSRIQSGGGAEEGERGHRGRNSELRRSISDMNLSLRRRQGNHVGNDPSHSGNHPNNSAGLQDRKNIVSMIAPLEHGEMMRSKVRDEVERRNKADKAVEEEKDYSTCDLEVMSQSLILPPTDRPYFLLLQGYDQSKDFVLYIMAGHTHVFGRKPTMREREKDRERERKGKRPLKVETFLSAPDMLARHLLVRRDSAVPDAPSGQALMRPFRGGVVTHNGEALYREAVLKPGDVIGIGAHFLFLYRDPRVTPTPPLALALPWQADVPSTCCLSGLVDRQEALRQYLGSTEALLRFQPRHADALLQEIISKNSSPDSEGGPLAPAFLLSIMIDHASKHLDPALMPQLLLKAANQIKGIVWDNIKEFGDKHPTQNSTEQEVELSAPSAQKLSSDLRPLMFWMSNATELLNFFQVKVEAMERDWEFEAPGDPVLSADLDTCSEALAQLDDVIMHTFQQCVYHLTKTLYSLLPALLDNNPFSSLEKEKERDEGREMDGGEGGGGEGEGEDVSSLPPTVAGLVEVYRCSLMLSREACLSPPLTSQTFGYLFFFTNTSLLNTLLERDGLFSWSRAVQIRTNLDLVLDWLQGAGLGDIASEFLKKLSVTVNFLCVPKTRLIQSSWDSLQEDHALLSPTQLHHLLTNYKLGPARAPPASWAPPPGMELSGDIFESFLDHPPLILPNETPQLDLSQPIPSPELQKEVTRLRNFLWGLDQDELPANQRTRL
- the LOC135521886 gene encoding ras-interacting protein 1-like isoform X2; the protein is MDQMEGTDSPRFRKLHFPVGLWINSPRKHFAKLGGRWPSAVSVKSTTSSDAASLHEAPSAPSSSLSISTPSLAPPSPSPSPAFLRPRPAGPQSRTKRLSHLFLRGRSNSDRDKAIGEKEREVWAHSAAPSSHHYLPPASSTAPGLIKIYGDALSSGANYRSLLATAHSTAKQLIAQVITRYTEREREETDDADLQKHSSEDFLLCDVIGKPIQQPDGAFQWETECRRGVAEWECPLLLVDMWRPKEGYERRFEIQRRDDYEREEREKEKEREREGENHTGVRWRRSRIQSGGGAEEGERGHRGRNSELRRSISDMNLSLRRRQGNHVGNDPSHSGNHPNNSAGLQDRKNIVSMIAPLEHGEMMRSKVRDEVERRNKADKAVEEEKDYSTCDLEVMSQSLILPPTDRPYFLLLQGYDQSKDFVLYIMAGHTHVFGRKPTMREREKDRERERKGKRPLKVETFLSAPDMLARHLLVRRDSAVPDAPSGQALMRPFRGGVVTHNGEALYREAVLKPGDVIGIGAHFLFLYRDPRVTPTPPLALALPWQADVPSTCCLSGLVDRQEALRQYLGSTEALLRFQPRHADALLQEIISKNSSPDSEGGPLAPAFLLSIMIDHASKHLDPALMPQLLLKAANQIKGIVWDNIKEFGDKHPTQNSTEQEVELSAPSAQKLSSDLRPLMFWMSNATELLNFFQVKVEAMERDWEFEAPGDPVLSADLDTCSEALAQLDDVIMHTFQQCVYHLTKTLYSLLPALLDNNPFSSLEKEKERDEGREMDGGEGGGGEGEGEDVSSLPPTVAGLVEVYRCSLMLSREACLSPPLTSQTFGYLFFFTNTSLLNTLLERDGLFSWSRAVQIRTNLDLVLDWLQGAGLGDIASEFLKKLSVTVNFLCVPKTRLIQSSWDSLQEDHALLSPTQLHHLLTNYKLGPARAPPASWAPPPGMELSGDIFESFLDHPPLILPNETPQLDLSQPIPSPELQKEVTRLRNFLWGLDQDELPANQRTRL